One region of Erwinia tracheiphila genomic DNA includes:
- a CDS encoding NUMOD4 motif-containing HNH endonuclease, giving the protein MQTDEVWKDISGYEERYQVSNLGRVRSKRPKGNYLILKSNRLRHGYVSFRLYKNKSPKAFTAHQLVAKAFVTNPEGKPQVNHINGVKDDNRAENLEWSTRSENQKHAFRTRLNVSASGTLSRNFKGKVVATNIESGKIIILAGTADIQRYGFSPSEVYKVINNASRNAHRGYTFTRAVN; this is encoded by the coding sequence ATGCAAACTGATGAGGTTTGGAAAGACATTTCAGGCTATGAGGAGCGTTATCAGGTGTCTAATTTAGGGCGTGTCCGAAGTAAACGGCCTAAAGGCAATTATTTGATCCTCAAATCAAACCGTCTGAGGCACGGATACGTTTCATTCAGGCTATATAAAAACAAGTCCCCTAAAGCTTTTACGGCGCACCAGCTTGTTGCTAAAGCTTTTGTTACTAACCCGGAGGGGAAACCTCAGGTTAATCACATTAATGGCGTGAAAGACGATAACAGAGCTGAGAATTTAGAGTGGTCTACTCGCTCTGAAAATCAAAAACATGCATTTCGCACGAGGTTAAACGTGAGTGCAAGCGGCACATTATCCAGAAATTTTAAGGGTAAGGTCGTCGCTACCAATATTGAAAGCGGAAAAATTATAATTCTTGCGGGTACGGCAGATATACAACGCTATGGATTTAGCCCGAGCGAGGTCTACAAAGTTATCAACAACGCCAGCAGGAATGCACACAGGGGTTATACCTTCACGAGGGCGGTAAATTGA
- a CDS encoding lysozyme, with translation MNISQTGLDLIKQSEGLETTAYLCPAGVWTIGYGHTHGVKRGDAVTGRQAEEYLREDLQVAELTVNTNAKAVLTQGQFDALVAFVFNVGAGNFVRSTLLRKLNAGDYAGAAAEFGRWIYAGKTELPGLIRRRAAERELFLS, from the coding sequence TTGAACATAAGTCAAACTGGCCTCGACCTGATTAAGCAGTCCGAAGGGCTTGAGACAACGGCATATCTCTGCCCGGCTGGCGTCTGGACCATTGGCTACGGTCATACGCATGGCGTTAAGCGGGGCGACGCGGTCACCGGTCGGCAGGCTGAGGAGTATCTGAGGGAAGACCTGCAGGTAGCTGAGCTGACGGTAAACACCAACGCCAAAGCGGTACTGACGCAGGGCCAGTTCGACGCGCTGGTAGCGTTCGTGTTCAATGTTGGCGCGGGTAATTTCGTCCGGTCTACGCTGCTGCGGAAACTGAACGCTGGCGATTATGCTGGCGCTGCGGCTGAGTTTGGCCGCTGGATATACGCAGGTAAAACGGAGTTGCCGGGTCTGATCAGACGCCGCGCCGCCGAGCGCGAGCTGTTTCTGTCATGA
- a CDS encoding lysis protein — MNGNTLAVGTLLAAVAVLSAITRHYIIQYSEAATLAAERQETITDMQRRQKDAALLDEKYIREQADAQRTIKNLESDVAAGRKRLRVAATCTQQSTAPGSLGDASSARLDDAAQRDYFTLRERITTVTGQVKYLQDYIRQQCLH; from the coding sequence ATGAACGGGAATACGCTGGCTGTGGGCACTCTGCTTGCCGCGGTTGCGGTGCTGTCAGCCATCACGCGCCACTACATAATCCAGTACAGCGAAGCGGCAACCTTGGCAGCAGAACGGCAGGAAACCATTACCGATATGCAGCGCAGGCAGAAAGACGCTGCGCTTCTTGATGAAAAATACATCAGGGAACAGGCAGATGCTCAACGCACTATTAAAAACCTTGAGTCTGACGTTGCTGCTGGCCGTAAGCGGTTGCGGGTCGCAGCAACCTGTACGCAGCAATCCACCGCACCCGGCAGCTTGGGCGATGCTTCCAGCGCCAGACTTGATGACGCCGCTCAACGGGATTATTTCACCCTCAGAGAGCGAATCACAACAGTCACAGGGCAGGTGAAATACCTGCAGGATTACATCCGGCAACAATGCCTGCATTAA
- a CDS encoding DNA-packaging protein: protein MAAPKGNRFWEARSSHGRNPKFETPEALWRACCEYFEWVEANPLWEMKAFAYQGEVKQEAIPKLRAMTLTGLTLFLDVTLETWRQYRAREDLSEVVTRAEQVIYDQKFSGAAADLLNANIIARDLGLKDQQQIEDVTPVHDRPTRINRIKELLNKVAEK from the coding sequence ATGGCAGCACCAAAGGGTAACCGATTCTGGGAGGCCCGCAGCAGTCACGGGCGAAACCCGAAATTCGAAACACCTGAGGCGCTGTGGCGGGCATGTTGTGAATATTTCGAGTGGGTTGAAGCTAATCCATTGTGGGAAATGAAGGCGTTCGCGTATCAGGGAGAGGTTAAACAGGAGGCTATACCCAAGCTGCGGGCAATGACCTTAACCGGATTAACACTCTTCCTTGATGTGACGCTTGAAACATGGCGACAGTACAGAGCGAGAGAAGACTTATCTGAAGTCGTTACGCGAGCAGAGCAGGTGATCTACGATCAAAAATTCTCTGGCGCTGCGGCTGACCTGCTCAACGCCAATATCATTGCCCGTGACCTGGGCCTGAAAGACCAGCAGCAAATTGAAGATGTGACACCGGTTCATGATCGCCCGACCCGGATTAATCGCATAAAGGAACTGCTGAACAAGGTGGCAGAAAAGTGA
- a CDS encoding terminase large subunit, with amino-acid sequence MLKSGQNPEINETVIDCLSDDEQAELLALLEAEDEYRNTHRLFDYSPYVKQREFMDAGSEFTERCFMAGNQLGKTLTGGAEVAFHLTGRYPGTKGYPADGAYQGGWEGRRFCEPVVFWVGGETNETVTKSTQRILCGRIDEGNEPGYGSIPKDDIISYVKSPFFPGLIDRVLVKHHNADGVEDGASLVYFKPYSQGRARWQADTVHGVWFDEEPPYAIYSEGLTRTNKYGQFSILTFTPLMGMSDVVTKFLKNPSKAQKVVSMTIYDAEHYSDERREQIIASYPEHEREARARGIPTMGSGRIFQITEETIKCQPFECPEHFYVINGQDFGWDHPQAHIQLWWDKDADIFYLARVWKKRENTAVQAWGAVKAWSKGIPTAWPHDGYQHEKGGGEELKAKYVEAGFQMLPEHATWPDGGNAVEPGVTELRDLMTEGRFRVFNTCEPFFEEFRLYHRDENGKIVKLNDDILSAVRYAYMMRRSARMQRDLFKPKTKKIPAPIRPIQRGR; translated from the coding sequence ATGTTAAAAAGTGGTCAAAATCCCGAAATTAACGAAACTGTGATTGATTGTCTCAGTGATGACGAGCAGGCCGAACTTCTCGCTCTGCTGGAAGCTGAAGACGAATACCGGAACACTCACCGCCTCTTCGACTACTCCCCATACGTTAAACAGCGTGAATTCATGGATGCGGGCAGCGAGTTTACCGAGCGCTGCTTCATGGCCGGTAACCAGCTGGGCAAAACGCTGACCGGCGGCGCGGAAGTGGCTTTCCATCTGACCGGCCGTTACCCTGGCACAAAAGGTTACCCCGCTGACGGTGCTTACCAGGGGGGGTGGGAAGGGCGCAGGTTCTGCGAGCCAGTTGTCTTCTGGGTGGGCGGTGAAACTAATGAGACTGTGACCAAATCGACGCAGCGAATACTGTGCGGGCGTATTGATGAGGGCAACGAACCCGGGTACGGTTCCATCCCCAAAGACGACATTATCAGCTATGTTAAATCGCCATTTTTCCCCGGTCTGATCGACCGCGTGCTGGTGAAGCATCACAACGCAGATGGCGTTGAAGACGGCGCGAGCCTGGTTTACTTCAAGCCTTACTCCCAGGGCCGCGCCCGCTGGCAGGCTGATACCGTTCACGGCGTTTGGTTCGATGAAGAACCGCCTTATGCAATTTATTCCGAAGGGCTGACGCGTACCAACAAATACGGTCAGTTCTCGATTCTGACATTCACTCCGCTGATGGGGATGTCAGACGTTGTAACCAAGTTTCTGAAGAACCCCAGCAAGGCGCAGAAAGTCGTCTCGATGACGATCTACGATGCTGAGCACTACAGCGACGAACGGCGCGAGCAGATCATTGCTTCGTATCCTGAGCATGAACGCGAAGCCCGCGCCCGCGGCATACCGACCATGGGCAGTGGTCGCATATTCCAGATCACCGAAGAGACGATCAAGTGTCAGCCGTTCGAATGCCCGGAACATTTTTACGTTATTAACGGGCAGGACTTCGGATGGGATCACCCGCAGGCTCATATCCAGCTCTGGTGGGACAAGGACGCTGATATTTTTTATCTGGCGAGGGTCTGGAAGAAACGCGAGAACACAGCCGTACAGGCATGGGGCGCGGTGAAGGCCTGGAGTAAGGGCATTCCCACAGCCTGGCCGCATGACGGCTATCAGCATGAGAAGGGGGGCGGTGAAGAGCTCAAAGCGAAATACGTCGAGGCGGGTTTTCAGATGCTGCCTGAGCATGCCACCTGGCCGGACGGCGGGAACGCGGTTGAACCGGGGGTTACCGAACTGCGCGACCTGATGACCGAGGGGCGCTTCAGGGTGTTTAACACCTGTGAACCCTTCTTCGAAGAGTTCCGGCTCTATCACAGGGACGAGAACGGCAAGATCGTGAAACTCAACGACGATATCCTTTCCGCCGTCCGCTATGCGTACATGATGCGGCGTAGCGCGAGAATGCAGCGCGATCTGTTTAAACCCAAAACCAAAAAAATACCGGCACCCATCCGGCCGATACAGCGAGGAAGATAA